In the genome of Leptospira dzoumogneensis, one region contains:
- a CDS encoding MBOAT family O-acyltransferase yields the protein MLFNSLPYLALFSLTFLLYWSLPQKGRKPLLLVSSLLFYFYSGAAFSIHFLLVIAVNFYFSLKLWENKREGKSTSKLLTWIIVLNFVNLAFFKYFYFFLDSLDFLTGSLRFSEFGKGIHIPLPLAISFYTFQLIALQVDIHRDHVPERISGLDYFLFILFFPQLIAGPIMRTTDFLPKLDKPAIDFNRVQWGVFLILSGLFKKVVIADNISGIISGIYQHPGEYNFFSLYLVTFGFACQVYCDFSGYTDMARGSAYLLGYEIPENFRGPFLSPSFREFWGRWHVTLSTWLRDYLYIPLGGSRGGFWRTQGNSMITMTLGGLWHGANFGYVLWGAYLGLILGVERFFSPGDPKKEEEPRGWKRFWKVALIVHLFAISGIFFRTAAAGKNSLSLAWDYFTGFLNIIGGKALVRWEELALFILFTFLWNAVQYYPSIREKIQIRFRWLLPSFSIVILLLMGIFGDGGGEFIYFQF from the coding sequence ATGCTTTTTAATTCCCTTCCCTATCTAGCTTTATTTTCGCTTACATTCCTGCTGTATTGGAGCCTTCCTCAAAAAGGAAGGAAACCTTTACTTTTAGTTTCTTCTCTTCTTTTCTATTTTTACTCCGGCGCTGCATTTTCGATCCACTTCTTACTCGTGATCGCAGTGAACTTCTATTTTTCTCTGAAACTTTGGGAAAATAAAAGAGAAGGTAAATCCACGTCCAAACTTCTGACCTGGATCATTGTTCTTAATTTTGTTAACCTAGCATTCTTCAAATATTTCTATTTCTTTCTGGATTCACTGGACTTCCTCACCGGTTCCTTACGATTTTCAGAATTCGGAAAAGGGATACATATCCCTCTTCCGCTCGCGATCAGCTTTTATACATTTCAGTTGATCGCATTACAAGTGGATATACACAGAGACCATGTTCCGGAAAGGATCTCTGGATTAGATTATTTTTTATTCATTCTATTCTTCCCTCAATTGATCGCAGGACCGATCATGAGGACAACGGACTTTCTTCCGAAACTGGACAAACCTGCTATCGATTTCAATCGAGTACAATGGGGAGTTTTCCTAATTCTTTCCGGCTTATTTAAGAAGGTTGTGATCGCGGATAATATTTCCGGGATCATCTCCGGGATCTATCAGCATCCGGGAGAATATAATTTTTTCAGTTTATATCTAGTAACGTTCGGATTTGCCTGTCAGGTATATTGTGATTTCAGCGGATACACCGATATGGCAAGAGGTTCCGCATACTTGCTCGGTTATGAGATCCCTGAAAACTTCAGAGGACCTTTCCTTTCTCCAAGTTTCAGAGAGTTCTGGGGACGTTGGCATGTTACTTTATCCACTTGGCTTCGAGACTACCTCTATATTCCATTAGGAGGAAGCAGAGGTGGATTCTGGAGAACGCAAGGCAATTCCATGATCACAATGACCTTAGGCGGTCTATGGCATGGAGCAAACTTCGGATACGTTCTCTGGGGTGCTTATTTAGGACTGATCTTAGGAGTGGAAAGATTCTTCTCGCCTGGCGATCCTAAAAAAGAAGAAGAGCCTAGAGGCTGGAAACGTTTCTGGAAAGTAGCGCTGATCGTACATTTATTTGCGATCTCCGGTATATTCTTTAGAACTGCAGCCGCAGGTAAAAATTCACTCAGTTTAGCTTGGGACTATTTTACGGGTTTCTTAAATATCATAGGCGGAAAGGCATTGGTGCGCTGGGAAGAATTGGCCTTATTCATTCTATTCACCTTCCTCTGGAATGCGGTTCAATATTATCCGAGCATCAGAGAAAAAATACAGATCAGATTCCGTTGGTTATTACCCTCCTTCTCCATCGTTATACTTTTATTAATGGGTATATTCGGGGACGGGGGCGGAGAATTCATTTACTTCCAATTTTAG
- a CDS encoding PP2C family protein-serine/threonine phosphatase — protein sequence MRSSTTIKQYMKDAWPVLIVLNLSILGSLGIGLKFYTPPVRVPIVLLLVCCFTLFINFSAFVLFLTEKILPKEQEFGKIIKRFRRGDSRMQNYVLPLDYVDENYEIRGRCMTYNPIGGDFYNFLKDKDGNYWIGIGDTSGHGYVAGLFSLMIMNQMSHLVHKFETPHEIIDQMLEHLEERTNTFPHIHRSLYATFLLMKADNKGNFLHSGIHPSLVLYKSKEDKTYIVSTDGKFLSTVMNSPLKKPKPSQSFKMDRDDILFCFTDGLFEQKNRSIGGYYGENLYKFLETAPKKNIRKLIDDLFSDVVKHTGGRIQDDMSLLVVRKF from the coding sequence ATGAGAAGTTCCACTACGATCAAACAGTACATGAAAGATGCCTGGCCGGTTTTGATCGTGCTGAATCTTTCCATTCTAGGAAGTTTGGGAATAGGGCTTAAATTTTATACTCCTCCGGTTAGAGTTCCGATCGTTTTACTTTTAGTATGTTGTTTTACATTATTCATTAATTTTTCCGCATTCGTTCTGTTTTTAACCGAGAAGATCCTGCCTAAAGAACAGGAATTCGGCAAAATAATAAAACGATTCCGCAGAGGGGACAGTAGGATGCAAAACTACGTTCTTCCTCTGGACTATGTGGATGAAAATTACGAGATCCGCGGAAGATGTATGACTTACAACCCGATCGGCGGGGATTTCTATAATTTTCTAAAAGACAAAGATGGGAATTATTGGATAGGGATCGGAGATACTTCCGGTCACGGTTATGTAGCAGGACTATTCAGCCTAATGATCATGAATCAAATGAGCCATCTGGTCCATAAATTCGAAACTCCTCACGAGATCATAGACCAGATGTTGGAACATTTGGAAGAAAGAACGAATACATTTCCTCATATCCACAGAAGTTTATATGCGACTTTCCTTTTGATGAAGGCGGACAATAAAGGAAATTTTCTGCACTCCGGGATACACCCAAGTCTAGTTCTATATAAAAGTAAAGAAGACAAAACTTACATTGTAAGCACTGATGGAAAATTCCTTTCTACTGTGATGAATTCTCCCCTTAAAAAGCCGAAACCTTCTCAAAGTTTTAAGATGGATAGGGACGATATTCTATTCTGTTTTACAGACGGTCTCTTCGAGCAGAAGAATCGGAGTATTGGCGGATACTATGGAGAGAATTTATATAAATTTTTAGAAACCGCTCCTAAGAAGAATATACGTAAATTAATAGATGATCTATTTTCCGACGTCGTGAAACATACAGGCGGAAGAATTCAAGATGATATGAGTCTTTTAGTGGTCAGAAAATTTTAA
- the sppA gene encoding signal peptide peptidase SppA codes for MMKFLFHKSILFVLGILFLSQCLFLSIPNQTSPIPKEKLVTGSSTEGPDKILLIPIEGEISGQKSSGGLLSGEKDSIVSRVKTYLSMAARDPEIKAVILKIDSPGGSVTASDLIHHEILEFKKKKNVPVLSLFMDTAASGAYYLSMATDHIQAHPTTITGSIGVLRFGINVKEALDKLGIKSSTIRSGPNKATGNPVEEFTPEQKKVFQDIIMENYERFLSIIKKGRPKLKESDLRKLADGRIYSANQALEVGLIDSIGYFEDAVMQVTKLPGYKASSPLTPRIVFYSYKGPQPENFYQIDSNTGTGPTLLESLLPFRISPDHKLHYLFSPE; via the coding sequence ATGATGAAATTCCTATTCCACAAATCCATTCTATTTGTATTAGGAATCTTGTTTTTAAGCCAATGTTTGTTTCTTTCTATCCCGAACCAAACTTCTCCTATCCCTAAAGAAAAACTAGTCACCGGTTCTTCTACAGAAGGCCCTGATAAAATATTACTCATCCCTATCGAAGGAGAGATCTCCGGACAAAAATCCTCGGGAGGACTTTTATCCGGAGAAAAGGACAGCATAGTAAGCAGGGTCAAAACCTATTTGTCTATGGCTGCAAGAGATCCTGAGATCAAAGCTGTGATCTTAAAAATAGATTCTCCCGGCGGATCAGTAACAGCCAGCGATCTAATCCATCACGAAATTTTAGAATTCAAAAAGAAGAAGAATGTGCCTGTCCTTTCCCTATTCATGGACACTGCTGCTTCCGGTGCGTATTATCTGAGTATGGCCACCGACCATATCCAAGCTCACCCTACAACGATCACAGGCTCCATTGGAGTTCTTAGATTCGGGATCAATGTGAAAGAAGCTTTGGACAAACTGGGGATCAAGAGCAGCACCATTCGTTCCGGTCCGAACAAGGCTACAGGAAACCCTGTGGAAGAATTCACTCCAGAACAAAAGAAAGTTTTCCAAGATATCATCATGGAGAACTACGAAAGATTTTTAAGTATTATCAAAAAAGGAAGACCTAAGTTAAAAGAATCCGACCTTAGAAAATTAGCGGATGGAAGGATCTACTCCGCAAACCAAGCTTTGGAAGTAGGACTCATCGATTCTATCGGTTATTTTGAAGATGCGGTTATGCAAGTGACCAAACTTCCAGGTTATAAGGCTTCCTCTCCGCTGACTCCAAGGATCGTATTCTATTCTTATAAAGGTCCTCAACCTGAAAACTTCTACCAGATAGATAGTAATACCGGAACCGGTCCTACATTACTGGAATCTTTGCTTCCGTTCCGGATCTCTCCGGACCATAAATTGCATTATCTATTCTCACCCGAATAA
- a CDS encoding aldose 1-epimerase, with amino-acid sequence MTDGTQWFSWDWTHPITKEIFPIILPYDKNVSIFESGNFLMFPWVNRYASTEFILNGKEWNAKEMIRDSNQFPVHGLVHSLERKLLKLKNNQKGAEFRVNFPEEWKDSPLSGVAIREEYSIEETSSGTLLSVKTRFHNLRSDSIRFAYGYHPYINLGKNDGDWKLHLQLDKNLELGEDLVPIQPFISNPISSVLEGEKIPSLDHLFYGKEPRVVLENGTKKYSITILSPPPEEGQIPLNYYQIYTKPDRSAIAVEPCSSPGNALLSGQDLKELKGHSETFGEFRILVRSL; translated from the coding sequence TTGACCGACGGTACCCAATGGTTTTCTTGGGACTGGACCCATCCAATTACAAAGGAAATATTTCCGATCATTCTTCCTTATGATAAAAACGTAAGTATATTTGAATCAGGTAATTTTCTAATGTTCCCTTGGGTGAATCGATATGCTTCTACGGAATTCATTCTAAATGGAAAGGAATGGAATGCTAAGGAAATGATCCGGGATTCCAATCAATTTCCGGTCCACGGCCTAGTACATTCTTTAGAGAGAAAACTTTTAAAACTGAAAAATAACCAAAAGGGCGCCGAGTTCAGAGTGAACTTTCCGGAAGAATGGAAGGATTCTCCACTTTCAGGAGTTGCCATCCGAGAAGAATATTCAATCGAAGAGACTTCTTCCGGGACTCTACTAAGTGTGAAGACTAGATTTCATAATTTAAGATCCGATTCTATCCGATTCGCCTACGGTTATCATCCTTATATAAATTTAGGAAAAAATGATGGAGATTGGAAACTTCATCTTCAGTTGGACAAAAATTTGGAATTAGGAGAGGATCTAGTTCCGATCCAACCTTTTATTTCGAATCCGATTTCTTCCGTTTTGGAAGGAGAGAAGATCCCGAGTCTAGATCATTTATTCTATGGAAAAGAACCTAGAGTTGTTTTGGAGAACGGAACCAAAAAATACTCTATCACAATCTTAAGTCCTCCTCCGGAAGAAGGACAAATTCCATTAAATTATTATCAAATATATACAAAACCGGATCGTTCCGCAATTGCAGTCGAACCTTGTAGTTCACCGGGCAATGCGCTCTTGTCGGGACAGGATCTAAAAGAGCTAAAAGGTCACTCCGAAACCTTCGGAGAATTCAGGATTTTGGTGAGATCGTTATGA